cctcgggatcccccagtcggagctggttaatgtggcccgggaaagggaagtttggggtcccctgctggagctgctacccccgcgacccgaccccggataagcggatgaagatggatggatggatggagtccaacaagtgattaaaaaaggaaaGCCTTTGAGAGGCAATTttcacacacaacaaaacatttatttattttatatctttaCGGTTGTGTGACTCTGATGTTTCAGCGTATCATGAATGAATGGCGCGGAGACACGCAGAGGTGCAAATTAACGTTTGTTTGTCTCTCGCTTGCTTTACTCTGAGCTTGTTCTTATACATACTCTCTCTTCAtcttactttctttttagaCCAGTCAAAGAATGTAAATAACTATATtcatatagcgcttttctagtcgtAAAAACTACTCAAAGTGTGTTACATAgtacaggcaccattcacacacatacattcatacactggccgaggctgccatacaaggtgccgcATGCTCATCAAATAAACATTGACACAACACACTGAACGTTGGCGCAAGGACTTCATGGACTTGTTATCTATGGAACAGGCTGCTTTAACTCTGCAAGAGTCCTATAGGCAGGACGGCACTCAAGGTCCCTGGAACATTATTCGATCATATCTTGACAAAGAATGTATCAGCTCTATGTAACTATTGTCTGGTTGTTAAACCGACTCGATAGAGGTTACAAAGAGCTACATTAGAAAACAATGTTAATAGTAATATAACAACAATAATGGAAAATGTATTACAGATTCTGTGAAATATTCGGCAACGCCCCCCCTCCCcttattattttgtcttgtttgGTTGTcttgtgaaaagaaaaaaaatgaaaaagaaaaaatggtaaacattcacaaacattaaaacaccGGTGGCGCAGGATctggagcaatttggggttctgTGTCTTGTCCAcctcgacatgggactgcatgGCCAGGGATCACACCAccgaccttccgattggtaggtAAGGTCAATAAACTTCAGCAGAAATGCCTGACTGCCATTCTATATTGACTCTAAACTCACCCAGTACTTCCTTATGATGTGAATAAAGCTGCACATAAGTTGTAGCAACCAAAGGCAATAGTTTCTGGGCCTCAGAGCAAGGACTCTTTTAGCACCTAAACTTATGGCAGATACTATATTTAGTCCTCTGGTTAAAATACAGGTAGGATCCTGAAATGGTTCATGAGCCCCTGGAAAAACTTCCTGCAGTGAAAAGGGGGCTGCAATCTGCATCTTTACCCTGCTTTGTGTATTTTTTAGGCACTTGGTCTCTCTCCTCTCAACAAATAAACTTGTGCCTCTTTGTTCTCACCTGTAGCTGCAGTGTGACCTTGCCGGCCTCGCTGTTGGTGTGTCCATGAGGAAGGAGTCCGTTGTgttcctgctgcagctgctgtggcTCTCTGCTGTACGACTCCTGACCTGTTCTCTGAAGCATGTCCTTCACCACCTTCACCTTAAGACGACTGCGCAGAGTGATGGCTGCATTGCCTGAAAACCCACATACAGTCATACGTGCAAACATAAGCACCCCCGTGGCATTCACATACACATATTCTACTTATTGTACAGATTGTGTCAAGAAGTTTGACCCTTCAGGAGAGAATGAGTGTTTACGTTAACATGCACTAGACCAATATTTCATGAAAAGCTCCTCTCTACCTTCAAACACTTTGGCCACTTCGGTCTTGTATGACTCAAATTTGAAGGGCGTCAAGAAACCCAGAGAGCCGAGGTGAAACGCCATAACCGGAGGGACGCTGCcctacagaaaagaaaaacagtctgCACATAAAAATCTGTCTAACTCTCACCCCTCTCAGAACAGCAGAATCATGACCCAAAAACCCATCTGTTTACTAAACTACATGTAGACACAATACTGAGACAATCTGTAAACATTTGGAATTAAAAGATTGTATtactatactttttttaatgtgttaaaAATTGGTATATCTTAAAGAAATGTATTCACGAAATTGCTTATGATGAGCAATTGTACAGTGAACTTAATATTCAGGACACTTAAATACGAGCCTCTAATTTTAGAATCTCAGACAAAAATGCAGTTTTGAATTTAGGCTGTTACgccagttgttgttttttgatcTTCAAATGCTGTTCAGCAATCCGACTATTTGACGTAAAGTGGCAACAATATACCAACACTATATAAAATATGGACATATCTCTGTGTCGTAACCCATAGGTTTCTTAAGAGCCGaaatgaagctcaaagtgggCGGCTCCCAGTGGCTCTAGCCGTCaccatcttggcagtgcctgacgtcggctaatccaaaaatgggcaaaaaCGTGGAGCGTTGATGGAGCCAAGGTGGGCCGAATGAAGCGTACAGTTTGTAGCCAGTCTCAAGTAGCCACtcgatgaactgcagtttttagcacttctgcattggcttcatttttcagcaccGCAGGACGCAACtttaaaaagccaaatatttttATTAGTTTCACAGAAACTCATGACTTTGCGATTGTAGATTTGTCCCAAAAGAcaagaaataatttttttcatttgatttaaagGGAATAAATACTAAGACATATGTAGTATAgtttacctttttttaaatatttttgggggctttttatGCATTTATATAAGGTAGTACAGATAAACCAGAAAGGCGAGAGAGCGCGAAAGAAAGGgtgcaggttggatttgaatcCGCACCTCTGCCAAGGATTCAGCCTAGATGGGGCGCACGCACTACCGAAAGAGCTAAAAAGTGTAATTCACactttaaagtatttttgtgtAGTATACAATGTTTTAGGGTTAGTTCAGCTTGTCTGAAGTGATCAACCAATAAAAGTGTGATTACCTGGAAGAGAGAGGAGGCGTAGAGCAGAGTCCCATCTCCACCCAGACAGATGATCAGGTCTATGCAGTCAGAGATATCATCATAACCTGCAGGCAGACAAAAACACGGATAAACTcaatatattgttttcattttaacagcattatacaaatataatatttaatgtatttttattcaAGAATGTAAGAATGGCATTTTTTTAGATGTCAGCCAACATATGTGACCAGTAATGCATAATAAATTAAAACCAGACTGATATGCTAACCTAACAGGCAAATAGCAATAACATAAGACAATAAAATACTGTAGTAAAATACTGTCTATAGTATTAATGGGATCTAAACTAAACTTTGGCTGCAGAGGTAGAAATGAACATTTACGTTAAATACTGTACTCGAGTACAGGAAAGAAAATACTGATACCATTCTCAGGGAGACACAGTGAACACTAGATTCATCTCGACAGCTTTTGTTACTGGTTATTTAGCAAAATAAGATTTTATACTTGGAAACACCACAAAATCTATATACCACTTACATAAAGTCGTTAGAATGAGTACCTTTAGTTTTAGCATTTTACAGCTGAAATTTCTATTTTTAAGGGCATATTTTACATCACAgtattaatacttttatttCTGAAAAGGATATTATTACTTGACAAATGTATGCCATTAGTTCAGCATTAATGTTTGTGGTTTTATTGTTGGGTCTCACCCTCTCTGAAAGTGCAGAGCTGATTGCGGATGGAGCCAAACGCCTCATCCTTTGACAGCGTAGCATCATCTGCAACCCGGCGTTCCACGTACACCATCATCTGCTTCTCCTGATACACAACGACATGCTTAAGTGACAGCAGCCAAAACGAACATAGACATCTCTCAAAAGTACTCTTTCTGAAATGAAGTTGAGCGTACGCCAAACATGTGGGGTTTAATAGGTCACTGTTTGTATGGAATGTAAATACATGGGTTTACTGGGATTCTTTGACAGTCTTGTTACACAAAGGACAGCTTGTTTTGGAAACACGTGGCCGAAAGGTGTCGTAACTGCATAAGACCAGACTGTAACTTTTATCACCATGTCTGGTTCATTTCCTGGATTCTTATTGTTAGATGCTGCTCTTCAGTGTCACAAATGTTTCAGTGTACACTCGTTCTTCAGCAATATGGGGTTAGTTTACTAGCAGCAGAGGACAAAACTGTAACTGAAATCAATTGAATTGATAAtctgatatttttattttatacttaaaTACTAAACATGTTTTTGCTGAAAATTACACTTCCCCATTATGAGACGATGAGCTTCCTATAGCTACTGTAGCTGGATGTAGTGACTGTGTGTGCTATGATTCTGATCGGCACAAACTGAAACTCtacaaaaaggaataaaacagcCTGCTGCACGCATGATCTACTTTTGCAACAATCCCACAGGGATCTTTCTCTTCCCTGGACAACTATGACCTGACTGAGATTTTTCTAGAAATATTTAAgacttttgtaaaataaatgttttggcaGAAAACTGGATTCTATGATTTTTCAGGCTTTTCAAGACATGCAGATACCCTGAAACCACAACTTTAGTGTCTCAAGACATCTGAAAGAATTTTTCAGATATCAAAGTCTGCCTCCTCAATCATACATTAACATTACAAAACATTCATCTCCAAAACATATATGataacaaacatacagtatggttTATTGATTCCTATTCTCCTGTACCTCCACTAGAAACCTGCAGATCTCTTTGAAAGGCTCGACGAGGCTCTCATCTCGGATTTTCCTGATGACAAGCACGTTGACAGGTGGTTTGTTCCAGGTGAGCCGCTGGCTGGCTGGGTCCTGGATGTGCCTGgggcacagaaacacacacacaagtgagtaAACAAACACACCATCGGTACCTGACTGTTACATTATCACTTTGTCTTGCCACTTTTCAGCTTGCTGGACAAGTTTCAAATAATGTCAACCTCATCTTCTGAGTGAAGTAAAAGGTAGATCTACAGCTGCAGTCATTCATTAACTTGTATGAAACTATGATGTTACGTCTGTAGGAGTAAGGTCCAAATTCCAAAcataaaaaatcttttttttctcctctttaccgtttgtctctctcctcctttacGTGGCGGATCGCAGGCATTGTGCAGAcaattttgtctgtctgtttccagATCAAGTCCAAGGAAACACTCATGAGACCAGATGATAACAAGCATCTGTGGTCTGTTCTGTTAGCAATCCCATTTCATGTAACATCCAATCACACCATTCCCATTTTATCTTAtctcacacagttacacaagCTTCGCTGTTCTGTTCTTCTGTGTAAATAGCATTCGCCAGTTTGTACATACAAAATTCGACCCTCACGCTTACATGACTGAAGTTGGGTTGGGAAGAATACAGGCTTTGGGTCCGAAGTGAGTGGCTGGATACGGTCCATGTAGAAAGTGGGCTCTCCTGTGAGGAGGTAAAAAGAGGAGGACAGGTCAAGACATTATCACAGCATGTCCCGGGCAACAGAGTTGTGGCAGTGGCACGGCAGACCAGCTGGCAACCTTCAGTGCAAACCTCTTAGGAGAGCTTTCCGCTGTGTCGCTCGTTGAGCCAGAGGGGTCCAAGTGCTCGTGTTGGCCTGGCAACCTCCGCCGCTCAACCTCCCAGTGCAGCTGTTCATGATCACCACCCCGTCGCTGCGACCTCGTCCCTTTACGCCGTCTCCTAGGTGACTTGGGCGGGTGCTCTCGGGGTTTGGAGGGCCTGGCTGACTCTGACAGCTGATCGGGGGGCGCTGAGGGTCGCACCATATCTGGCACTCCCAGAGACTCCGATGATGGACCGGTCTTTGAGTTCTCCATTCTGCAAGGatgcaaccatagactgttaatattaatggacagagcatgtgtgacgtcacccattggtttatggagatctgctatgagtcgtcaaGTTTGCCATTACGggtgcagccatcctggttgcggatgcaacgattttagacgagagggaagagtgagggaggagccacgTTAGGTTatacactttcactggcaatcacatcatagccatggcctaaaacaccccctgctttatcgccgattttaaaatcgacgagaccataattcaaaaaatgaacatcattctgtgttgcagaagacttaaaactagcgattgagaccataaactcattatgaaaatgtttatatcaggtgagaagtgggtcactttctcatagacttctacagaaaccgacctccttttataaccgcacgtgtcgccctctgctggaattcagatagaatgcaggtttaaggcacttttgcagcacttcgccgaaccggatgcgttgtccattaatattaccAGTCTATGGATGCAACACAGAAACATCTGTTAAAGATATTTTGACAATTTAAAGCGTAGAAACAATCTATGAGATGATTCTATGAATAACAGAAAATTCTTAAGTTAGGCCTGTCGCAATTATTGCAATTGTAGTAATTATTAAAATTATTTCAGCTAACCAAGATCATTTTGCATAATCATTGGATTCCACAAACAAGGGACTTTAAGGCCAATGTTACAAATGCGGCAACAAATACAAAGTAAATAAGGTGCGTTTCCATTCACTGGGTAAATAAGGTGTCTACGTGAGCACAAGGttcaatgtcagaaaaaaaaaccattgaCAAAGAGAGCTTCTAGATCGTACTGCTGTACATATGAGACCGTATTTGTTGCTTACAAAGCAAGATGATGTAGCGGGGAATCTCTGCTTTACAGCAATGTGTTTGACAGCTCTGGGGATCTGGAGAGGTTTCAGTTTCTCTCTGGGTAAAGCCTGCATTAATGATGGCTTTGTGTTTGCCGTTGCATATTaacttttgaaaattaaatcatgcCCCATTCTATATTAATTAACTGTCTTGAACCATGTTTCCATTACATTAGGTTGGCCTTAGtttcactttgccagacccccccctccaaagcacgctgaagg
This is a stretch of genomic DNA from Sander vitreus isolate 19-12246 chromosome 12, sanVit1, whole genome shotgun sequence. It encodes these proteins:
- the nadkb gene encoding NAD kinase b; amino-acid sequence: MENSKTGPSSESLGVPDMVRPSAPPDQLSESARPSKPREHPPKSPRRRRKGTRSQRRGGDHEQLHWEVERRRLPGQHEHLDPSGSTSDTAESSPKRRAHFLHGPYPATHFGPKACILPNPTSVMHIQDPASQRLTWNKPPVNVLVIRKIRDESLVEPFKEICRFLVEEKQMMVYVERRVADDATLSKDEAFGSIRNQLCTFREGYDDISDCIDLIICLGGDGTLLYASSLFQGSVPPVMAFHLGSLGFLTPFKFESYKTEVAKVFEGNAAITLRSRLKVKVVKDMLQRTGQESYSREPQQLQQEHNGLLPHGHTNSEAGKVTLQLQVLNEVVVDRGPSSYLSNVDLYLDGRLITSVQGDGVIVSTPTGSTAYAAAAGASMIHPNVPAIMVTPICPHSLSFRPIVVPAGVELMITLSPDARNTAWVSFDGRKRQEIQHGDCIKITTSCYPVPSICCHDLVYDWFESLAQCLHWNVRKRQERLADISDSSDTEN